The following proteins come from a genomic window of Fontisubflavum oceani:
- a CDS encoding COG4223 family protein, whose amino-acid sequence MIERRGPGFLPLVLGGVVAAGIGYGTAYLGYLPVPSDDTALVALSDAVDGQGTQLAALDTRASGIEAQIAGLPEIPEVDFSPLETQIADLNATMQEMATQISALEARPILSGEGTADEAAMAAAMAELQANLQEQQTANAALAEQIAAAAADAEARIAAAEERAQSRVGTATAQAALSQLRISVAAGNPFADALNDVAANAGVDVPDGLAAAAETGVPTLEELQAGFPAVARAALPVALRETAGDDTMGRLGAFVRGQVGGRSLEPREGHDPDAILSRAEAAVAAGDLTSALSELEALPEPARDQMAIWITEAQTRLAATEALDAFSAALDGAN is encoded by the coding sequence TGGTCGCGGCGGGAATCGGCTATGGCACCGCCTATCTTGGCTACCTGCCCGTTCCGAGCGATGACACCGCGCTGGTGGCGCTGAGCGATGCGGTTGACGGGCAAGGCACTCAACTCGCCGCGCTCGACACCCGGGCCAGCGGGATCGAAGCCCAGATCGCGGGTTTGCCAGAGATCCCCGAGGTCGATTTCTCGCCGTTAGAAACGCAAATCGCTGATCTGAACGCAACAATGCAAGAAATGGCGACCCAGATCTCCGCATTGGAAGCACGCCCGATCTTGTCTGGCGAGGGTACGGCTGATGAGGCCGCTATGGCCGCGGCAATGGCCGAGTTGCAGGCCAACCTCCAGGAACAGCAGACCGCCAATGCCGCGCTGGCCGAGCAAATCGCCGCTGCCGCTGCGGATGCCGAAGCCCGGATCGCTGCCGCCGAAGAACGCGCGCAATCGCGCGTCGGCACTGCGACCGCTCAAGCGGCCCTAAGCCAGCTCAGAATCTCCGTCGCGGCAGGGAACCCCTTTGCCGACGCGTTGAACGATGTGGCCGCAAATGCCGGGGTCGACGTACCAGATGGCCTCGCCGCCGCGGCGGAAACCGGCGTTCCGACCTTGGAAGAGCTGCAAGCAGGCTTTCCCGCCGTGGCCCGGGCGGCCCTTCCCGTCGCCCTTAGAGAGACCGCAGGGGACGACACAATGGGCCGCCTCGGCGCCTTTGTCCGCGGTCAAGTGGGCGGACGTTCCTTGGAACCGAGGGAGGGCCATGACCCCGATGCGATCCTCTCGCGCGCCGAGGCCGCCGTTGCAGCGGGCGACCTGACAAGCGCCCTCAGCGAGTTGGAGGCGCTGCCCGAACCCGCGCGCGATCAGATGGCCATCTGGATCACCGAGGCCCAGACCCGTCTTGCCGCGACCGAGGCGCTTGATGCGTTCTCTGCCGCGCTTGACGGCGCGAACTAA